One Neodiprion pinetum isolate iyNeoPine1 chromosome 1, iyNeoPine1.2, whole genome shotgun sequence genomic window carries:
- the LOC124214925 gene encoding WD repeat-containing protein 44 isoform X2 — translation MQTEDDDNPINNSPPDSQTSSIEGVYPAPSKASHPFRIIEHDTLSLQSMTSLGRVGRILSGVSDNSSGVVPINLPQCPVTPILVDTQLPSAISIPIKDEDTASGKVSQSSSILTLSGDNLDDNESCINGRPDYSASSQGNMPVMFQEPDVIASTKSNGKPIESVQDLPPPSMPVAPPRRKKKSKPQTPTDLTPPVIEELIPASPLPSPASTIESITREFEHSLDIRSATKGQYVVKPQDEDKAKAEGPSPEELARVERMKAEIMSIRSSEMSNSPLGSVSSNSIGRCSLGPHRLTGFGFQGSRERRRSAGDQDMIKQLNMVVRTRTDSGKRLTDMEILEQVSVLNLDTGERVPLSVAEDKLPQCMDPLSLQIMRITSEYISNASLEKEKESDEESVDSKMSSIPPDEDVAVGRVRKKTQKLKRFLGSTVKKTMDKAKSIAQEVSHARHKEDIMDIVDDVYPGEQQYIKLKASNSHKGPYEFDNIQHVQDLSGEHVGPVWCMKFSACGRLLATAGQDRVLRIWVLRDAFAYFQDMRTKYNAEKVSPTPSQESLVSQQSVDDPNILASMSSDSEAAKSPFMPKPFCTYTGHTSDLLDVSWSKNYFVLSSSMDKTVRLWHISRKECLCCFQHIDFVTAIVFHPRDDRYFLSGSLDGKLRLWNIPDKKVAVWNEVDGQTKLITAANFCQNGKFAVVGSYDGRCIFYNTDELKYHTQIHVRSTRGKNSTGRKISGIEPMPGEDKILVTSNDSRIRLYDLRDLNLSCKYKGYVNVSSQIKASFSPDGQYIVSGSENQCIYIWKTHHDYSKFSSVRRDRNDFWEGIKAHNAVVTCAVFAPNPDIIIKQIETREQWEGGIDSKSIIDGTTPVDPVVEQRTKGCGGHVLVSADFNGYIKVFLNKTKPKHSSLPASALA, via the exons ATGCAAACTGAGGATGATGATAATCCAATAAATAATTCACCTCCCGATAGCCAGACCTCCTCTATAGAAGGAGTGTATCCCGCACCTTCCAAAGCTTCTCATCCGTTCAGAATAATAGAACACGATACCCTTAGCTTGCAAAGTATGACTTCTTTAGGGCGCGTCGGTCGAATACTGTCTGGTGTATCAGATAACTCCTCCGGAGTAGTTCCAATAAATTTACCTCAATGTCCCGTCACTCCGATTCTCGTCGATACACAATTACCCTCAGCCATTAGCATTCCTATTAAAGACGAGGATACTGCCTCTGGTAAAGTATCCCAGTCCTCTAGTATTCTAACTTTGTCAGGAGACAACCTCGATGATAATGAATCGTGTATCAACGGTAGGCCAGATTATTCTGCATCCTCACAAGGTAACATGCCTGTGATGTTCCAAGAACCTGACGTTATCGCCAGTACCAAGAGTAATGGAAAACCTATCGAGAGCGTACAGGATTTGCCCCCTCCTTCAATGCCTGTTGCACCACCACGACGTAAAAAGAAATCTAAACCTCAAACACCTACCGATCTTACT CCACCCGTTATTGAAGAACTCATACCTGCTTCGCCACTGCCGAGTCCAGCAAGTACAATCGAATCCATTACCAGAGAATTTGAACATTCTCTTGACATTCGATCAGCAACTAAAGGGCAATACGTCGTCAAACCACAA GATGAAGATAAAGCAAAGGCAGAGGGACCGTCTCCGGAAGAATTGGCTAGAGTGGAACGAATGAAAGCTGAAATAATGAGTATTCGCTCCAGCGAAATGTCCAATAGTCCCCTCGGGTCCGTTTCAAGTAACAGTATAGGTCGCTGTTCTTTGGGTCCGCATCGTTTGACCGGTTTTGGTTTCCAAGGTTCCAGAGAACGACGCAGATCTGCCGGTGATCAGGATATGATAAAACAGCTAAACATGGTCGTCAGAACACGAACCGACTCTGGAAAACGACTCACAGATATG GAGATTCTGGAACAAGTATCTGTGTTAAACTTGGACACTGGAGAACGAGTACCTCTTAGTGTAGCAGAAGATAAATTACCGCAATGCATGGATCCCTTGTCGTTACAAATAATGAGAATAACATCAGAGTACATAAGCAACGCCagtttggaaaaagaaaaagaaagtgacGAGGAGAGCGTAGACAGTAAGATGTCGAGCATACCTCCCGACGAGGACGTGGCAGTGGGTAGAGTACGCAAGAAAACGCAAAAACTGAAGCGATTCCTGGGATCCACGGTCAAGAAGACAATGGACAAGGCAAAATCAATTGCTCAGGAGGTATCCCACGCAAGACACAAGGAGGATATTATGGATATTGTTGACGACGTTTATCCAGGAGAACAGCAATACATCAAGCTGAAAGCCTCGAACAGTCACAAAGGCCCCTACGAATTTGACAATATACAACACGTTCAGGATCTAAGTGGAGAACACGTCGGTCCTGTATGGTGTATGAAATTTTCCGCTTGCGGACGATTGCTGGCCACTGCGGGACAAGATCGTGTCCTAAGAATTTGGGTCTTGAGGGACGCGTTCGCGTACTTTCAAGACATGCGAACGAAATATAACGCGGAAAAAGTTAGCCCGACTCCATCTCAGGAATCACTCGTTTCACAGCAATCTGTGGATGATCCAAATATTTTGGCCAGTATGAGCAGCGATTCGGAAGCCGCGAAAAGCCCGTTTATGCCTAAACCTTTTTGCACGTATACCGGGCACACCTCGGACCTCCTCGATGTATCGTGGTCTAAAAATTACTTTGTTTTGTCATCGTCGATGGACAAAACGGTCCGGCTTTGGCATATATCGAGAAAAGAATGTCTCTGCTGTTTCCAGCACATTGATTTCGTCACAGCGATTGTATTTCATCCGCGAGATGACAGATACTTTCTCTCCGGATCCCTGGACGGCAAATTACGGCTATGGAATATTCCTGACAAAAAAGTAGCGGTATGGAACGAAGTTGATGGACAAACAAAGTTGATCACAGCGGCAAATTTTTGCCAGAACGGAAAATTCGCGGTCGTCGGATCTTACGACGGTAGATGCATATTCTACAACACCGATGAGTTGAAGTATCACACGCAGATTCACGTCCGATCTACAAGAGGTAAAAATTCAACCGGTAGAAAAATAAGCGGCATTGAGCCCATGCCCGGTGAAGACAAAATACTGGTAACATCAAATGACAGTAGGATTCGCCTCTACGATTTGAGGGACTTGAACCTTTCCTGCAAATACAAAGGATACGTTAATGTCAGCAGTCAGATAAAGGCAAGCTTCAGTCCAGACGGACAGTACATTGTGAGTGGATCAGAGAATCAATGCATTTACATATGGAAGACGCATCATGACTATTCAAAATTCTCAAGCGTACGACGGGATCGCAATGACTTTTGGGAAGGGATTAAGGCTCACAACGCAGTTGTAACTTGCGCCGTATTTGCACCAAATCCTGATATCATTATCAAACAAATTGAAACACGAGAGCAGTGGGAAGGAGGAATTGATTCGAAGAGCATCATCGACGGTACGACGCCCGTTGATCCGGTTGTGGAACAACGAACCAAGGGATGCGGTGGTCACGTTTTAGTTAGCGCTGACTTTAACGGATACATTAAGGTGTTTCTAAATAAAACTAAACCAAAACACAGCTCGTTGCCAGCATCCGCACTCGCATAA
- the LOC124214925 gene encoding WD repeat-containing protein 44 isoform X1 translates to MSGSSDSEEFFDAEDDISHRSSRKSRSRDTTAADLQSPNILSASKQLADDVFVKPADPKPIHDSKNCADAEKKENSDKPEEDWKGSGVDKIVGRRRFRELRQRMQTEDDDNPINNSPPDSQTSSIEGVYPAPSKASHPFRIIEHDTLSLQSMTSLGRVGRILSGVSDNSSGVVPINLPQCPVTPILVDTQLPSAISIPIKDEDTASGKVSQSSSILTLSGDNLDDNESCINGRPDYSASSQGNMPVMFQEPDVIASTKSNGKPIESVQDLPPPSMPVAPPRRKKKSKPQTPTDLTPPVIEELIPASPLPSPASTIESITREFEHSLDIRSATKGQYVVKPQDEDKAKAEGPSPEELARVERMKAEIMSIRSSEMSNSPLGSVSSNSIGRCSLGPHRLTGFGFQGSRERRRSAGDQDMIKQLNMVVRTRTDSGKRLTDMEILEQVSVLNLDTGERVPLSVAEDKLPQCMDPLSLQIMRITSEYISNASLEKEKESDEESVDSKMSSIPPDEDVAVGRVRKKTQKLKRFLGSTVKKTMDKAKSIAQEVSHARHKEDIMDIVDDVYPGEQQYIKLKASNSHKGPYEFDNIQHVQDLSGEHVGPVWCMKFSACGRLLATAGQDRVLRIWVLRDAFAYFQDMRTKYNAEKVSPTPSQESLVSQQSVDDPNILASMSSDSEAAKSPFMPKPFCTYTGHTSDLLDVSWSKNYFVLSSSMDKTVRLWHISRKECLCCFQHIDFVTAIVFHPRDDRYFLSGSLDGKLRLWNIPDKKVAVWNEVDGQTKLITAANFCQNGKFAVVGSYDGRCIFYNTDELKYHTQIHVRSTRGKNSTGRKISGIEPMPGEDKILVTSNDSRIRLYDLRDLNLSCKYKGYVNVSSQIKASFSPDGQYIVSGSENQCIYIWKTHHDYSKFSSVRRDRNDFWEGIKAHNAVVTCAVFAPNPDIIIKQIETREQWEGGIDSKSIIDGTTPVDPVVEQRTKGCGGHVLVSADFNGYIKVFLNKTKPKHSSLPASALA, encoded by the exons ATGTCTGGAAGTAGCGATTCCGAAGAATTTTTCGACGCCGAGGACGATATTTCACATCGCAGTTCACG AAAATCTCGTTCGCGAGATACAACTGCGGCTGATTTGCAATCGCCTAATATATTGAGTGCAAGTAAACAGCTGGCTGATGATGTCTTTGTCAAGCCTGCGGATCCCAAGCCAATTCATGATTCTAAAAACTGTGCAGATGcggaaaagaaggaaaactCGGATAAACCA GAGGAGGACTGGAAAGGTAGTGGTGTGGACAAAATTGTTGGCAGGCGTCGATTTCGCGAACTAAGGCAGCGCATGCAAACTGAGGATGATGATAATCCAATAAATAATTCACCTCCCGATAGCCAGACCTCCTCTATAGAAGGAGTGTATCCCGCACCTTCCAAAGCTTCTCATCCGTTCAGAATAATAGAACACGATACCCTTAGCTTGCAAAGTATGACTTCTTTAGGGCGCGTCGGTCGAATACTGTCTGGTGTATCAGATAACTCCTCCGGAGTAGTTCCAATAAATTTACCTCAATGTCCCGTCACTCCGATTCTCGTCGATACACAATTACCCTCAGCCATTAGCATTCCTATTAAAGACGAGGATACTGCCTCTGGTAAAGTATCCCAGTCCTCTAGTATTCTAACTTTGTCAGGAGACAACCTCGATGATAATGAATCGTGTATCAACGGTAGGCCAGATTATTCTGCATCCTCACAAGGTAACATGCCTGTGATGTTCCAAGAACCTGACGTTATCGCCAGTACCAAGAGTAATGGAAAACCTATCGAGAGCGTACAGGATTTGCCCCCTCCTTCAATGCCTGTTGCACCACCACGACGTAAAAAGAAATCTAAACCTCAAACACCTACCGATCTTACT CCACCCGTTATTGAAGAACTCATACCTGCTTCGCCACTGCCGAGTCCAGCAAGTACAATCGAATCCATTACCAGAGAATTTGAACATTCTCTTGACATTCGATCAGCAACTAAAGGGCAATACGTCGTCAAACCACAA GATGAAGATAAAGCAAAGGCAGAGGGACCGTCTCCGGAAGAATTGGCTAGAGTGGAACGAATGAAAGCTGAAATAATGAGTATTCGCTCCAGCGAAATGTCCAATAGTCCCCTCGGGTCCGTTTCAAGTAACAGTATAGGTCGCTGTTCTTTGGGTCCGCATCGTTTGACCGGTTTTGGTTTCCAAGGTTCCAGAGAACGACGCAGATCTGCCGGTGATCAGGATATGATAAAACAGCTAAACATGGTCGTCAGAACACGAACCGACTCTGGAAAACGACTCACAGATATG GAGATTCTGGAACAAGTATCTGTGTTAAACTTGGACACTGGAGAACGAGTACCTCTTAGTGTAGCAGAAGATAAATTACCGCAATGCATGGATCCCTTGTCGTTACAAATAATGAGAATAACATCAGAGTACATAAGCAACGCCagtttggaaaaagaaaaagaaagtgacGAGGAGAGCGTAGACAGTAAGATGTCGAGCATACCTCCCGACGAGGACGTGGCAGTGGGTAGAGTACGCAAGAAAACGCAAAAACTGAAGCGATTCCTGGGATCCACGGTCAAGAAGACAATGGACAAGGCAAAATCAATTGCTCAGGAGGTATCCCACGCAAGACACAAGGAGGATATTATGGATATTGTTGACGACGTTTATCCAGGAGAACAGCAATACATCAAGCTGAAAGCCTCGAACAGTCACAAAGGCCCCTACGAATTTGACAATATACAACACGTTCAGGATCTAAGTGGAGAACACGTCGGTCCTGTATGGTGTATGAAATTTTCCGCTTGCGGACGATTGCTGGCCACTGCGGGACAAGATCGTGTCCTAAGAATTTGGGTCTTGAGGGACGCGTTCGCGTACTTTCAAGACATGCGAACGAAATATAACGCGGAAAAAGTTAGCCCGACTCCATCTCAGGAATCACTCGTTTCACAGCAATCTGTGGATGATCCAAATATTTTGGCCAGTATGAGCAGCGATTCGGAAGCCGCGAAAAGCCCGTTTATGCCTAAACCTTTTTGCACGTATACCGGGCACACCTCGGACCTCCTCGATGTATCGTGGTCTAAAAATTACTTTGTTTTGTCATCGTCGATGGACAAAACGGTCCGGCTTTGGCATATATCGAGAAAAGAATGTCTCTGCTGTTTCCAGCACATTGATTTCGTCACAGCGATTGTATTTCATCCGCGAGATGACAGATACTTTCTCTCCGGATCCCTGGACGGCAAATTACGGCTATGGAATATTCCTGACAAAAAAGTAGCGGTATGGAACGAAGTTGATGGACAAACAAAGTTGATCACAGCGGCAAATTTTTGCCAGAACGGAAAATTCGCGGTCGTCGGATCTTACGACGGTAGATGCATATTCTACAACACCGATGAGTTGAAGTATCACACGCAGATTCACGTCCGATCTACAAGAGGTAAAAATTCAACCGGTAGAAAAATAAGCGGCATTGAGCCCATGCCCGGTGAAGACAAAATACTGGTAACATCAAATGACAGTAGGATTCGCCTCTACGATTTGAGGGACTTGAACCTTTCCTGCAAATACAAAGGATACGTTAATGTCAGCAGTCAGATAAAGGCAAGCTTCAGTCCAGACGGACAGTACATTGTGAGTGGATCAGAGAATCAATGCATTTACATATGGAAGACGCATCATGACTATTCAAAATTCTCAAGCGTACGACGGGATCGCAATGACTTTTGGGAAGGGATTAAGGCTCACAACGCAGTTGTAACTTGCGCCGTATTTGCACCAAATCCTGATATCATTATCAAACAAATTGAAACACGAGAGCAGTGGGAAGGAGGAATTGATTCGAAGAGCATCATCGACGGTACGACGCCCGTTGATCCGGTTGTGGAACAACGAACCAAGGGATGCGGTGGTCACGTTTTAGTTAGCGCTGACTTTAACGGATACATTAAGGTGTTTCTAAATAAAACTAAACCAAAACACAGCTCGTTGCCAGCATCCGCACTCGCATAA